The DNA window CGGGGTGCATTCACGTTTGGAGATCTTCCTCAGGCAGAGTGATTCAAGTCCAAATGCTGGTGGCCGGCTTCTTTCCCGCTCACTCTCTGTAGcatgcttctctctctgcatGATCCACAAAGCCGACCTCTGAACAGTGATGATGTCAGCCTGATGGGAAAGCTCTGCCCACGCCTCAGGCCACGGCCAGCTTTAGTGCGGGATGCGTCCAGTCAGATTCTCCTAGGTTTCCACTCAAGTTCCCCTCGTGCTCGCCTCAAGCCCTTCGGACCTGAAGGCGACTTAGGGAGCTGGCTTGACTCTTCGCTTTATATTCGGCCAGCCTTACTTTGCAGGAGGAAGATGCCAGGTTGGAACCGGGAAGAGGATGAGAAGCGCAAGGCCTGCTAGGagggaggggggcggggaggtgGTCATGCACAAGCTTCTGGCTCCGCCGTGCATGTTTTCGGTGTGACAGCGTGTATTTCCATACATGAAGGCTTGTGCttgttcaagaaagaaagaacctgcCCTGAAAAGCTCTTCTGTCAGATGTGGCCATAAGTATGCGTCCGTGTGTGTGAAAAGCATCGTGAGGTGATGTGTCGAGTCCCGTGAGTGTATCCTCCTGGCCCCTCCCCTGTCGCCACACCCACCGCACCCCCAAGGACAAACTGATGGGCTACACCTGATCCGTCTGATATTCAGAAGCTTCTGACAGACTTTCTGAGAAGCTCAGGAAGTTCTCTTGGTACTCGGAACACACAATCTCATAGCGGTAGTGCCGGAACTCCACAGCCAGGGTGCCAAAGTACGCCAGGAAGCACATGACCAGGCCCCACTGGACCCTGGCTGCGTACATGTGGATATCTTGGGCCATCAGGATGAAATCTGGGGCGCAGGAGTCAAGGAAGGTAATCGGACAAAACCACATTAGTCTCCACATCACTGGGCAAGCTAACAGCAGCACGGGGCTAGCTGAAGCTTGATAATTGCATGTGTTATTAGACTGTATTGAGTTGTGTGTCGCACTGGGCATGCTTCTAGATGTGTTCACAGATGATCTCCTGTAACACTCACAGTGATCCTATCATCACTGGGAGTCAAGAAAAGGACAGAGGCCAAGTGCAGAGCTTGCCGGAAGTCACTCACAGAGGCGTGAATTGATGGATTCACACAATCCACCAATCTTGGCCACCTACCACACCCCCAAGGACAAATTGATGATCAGTCTGATATTCAGAAGAGGGCCATTAGGTCTcaggaactggaattatgaatggttgtgcgccaccacgtgcattctgggaactgaaccctggtcctctgaaagagtaacccaagttcttaaccactgcgccattCTTTCAGCCTCCATGGAGCTCATttaacacccacatggtggctcgaagccatctgtaattccagtactaaAGCATGATGCCCTATTatgacctccaaaggcaccaggtaCAAaggtggttcacagacatacatgcatgcacacatgcaggcaaaacagccatacatgtaaaaatagacttaaattttaaaaacgtCTGAAAAAAAGCCCAAAATAATCTCAAAAGGCCAATAAAATATTAGATGATAGTCCTTTCCCTAAATGTGTATACACCCAtatcaaagaaatatatatgtgtattacatatagtgtgtgtgcatacatatgacCATGGATATGGAAGTATGGGGGCTGAGGAGAGAGCAAAAGCTCACAGCATGTTTTGGTGAAACacaaacaggctgagaaccaaAAACATTTGTTCAGAAAAATCAGATATGCCCCCTGGATTTATCTGTGGACTTATACCTGTGCTTTGCCTTTAATGCACAGACCTAACATCTTCAGGGACTGCCAGAGACTGCAAGGGCAGGTGGAACTGCTTCAGCAATCTTTATTCTCTTGACTGAGCCTGgatccaggaaatccagacaATAAGCAGCTGGACTCactggttttgtgttaacttgacacaggctagagtcataaGAGGAAGGGACCtcggttgaggaaatgcctccatgagatccagctgtagggcagtGTCTCAagtagtgatcagtgggggagtGCCCAGCCAACCATGGGTGATACCACCCCTGGGCTTGCaatcctgggttctacaagaaagcaagccagtaggctCTCCATgagcctctgcaccagctcctgcctccaggatcctgcctcgtttgagttcctgtcctgacttccttcagtgatgaagagcaatatggaagtgcaagccaaataaacccttccctccccaacttgctttttggtcatggtgtttcgtcatagcaatagaaaccctaacttagGCAGCAGCGCTTCCAAGTGTTCCGATGCAGCCCAATCAGAACCATTAACTGTCAGCCCCAGAGTCACGGACAGTCTGCACATTTCTTCTGACTTGAGGGTAGAGAATGTCACCAGGGCTGGCTTAACTCGGGGAAATGGCAGCTTTGATTTCTTTGATCATATGGCATCAGGTAGTTATAATCTATGTGATCCTGGACAAATTAGCCTACCTGTGAAGCTCAACCTCTGACGGAAAGAATCAGTACATTTCACACACTTAGAACAATGCCTAGACAGGGTAAGTGCTCAGCAAACACTGGGATTGCTGACTGAGGTGTGTCAGTGTTGGCTGTGTGTGACCATTTAGGAAtcatgactccctcttctgaggaGAACCCATTTTGACCTGATAGCTTTTCTCCACATAAAGCTTCCCTGTGCTCTCCTTTCCCTGACGACGAGCCCTCAAAGGATacacaggactacacagagggtAATGACGGCTGACAAGATGACTCGCGGGATCCCAGCTCTCCGCCCCTCGTTCTTGATATTGACTTTGAGGGTCAGTGCGGCCTGGATCCAGCAGGTCAGTGTGCCAAACCCAAAGGTCAGGGATGTCCCCACGTTGTGGATTTCTTCGTCGTTTGTCAGCTAGGAGACAGAGACGGAAGACACGTAGACTGTGAGCAACTACggggagagatggggaaaggtCTTCAGGAGTGGGGCTACAGAGAAAGATTGGGTTTCTtggtctctccagcctctttgtgTTGATTCTCAAATGGTTAAAAtccacagagagggagggaaagaaatcGCTTTTCCCCCAAACTTAAAAAACATTTGTTTAGAAAACCCTGCAGGAGGCAGGGATCTATTTCCTGaatttattttccagaaaaagcttttaaggaaaggaaattaaaaagcaggagaattacataaaaaaggaaaatgtcaagTTTCTATGGGCACACATCCCAGATTCTGCTTTTCAAGCTGAGAGAGAACGAGGGTTGGGCCAGGGATGAGTGTGTACTGAGAATCACCAGTTCTGACATGGGAGGATTTGATTGGCACACAGTGATACCCTTGGGACAACTGGCTTGCCTGTGTGACACAAGACCACTCAATGTTAATAGGAattctctgggttttgttttcctatagtCATAAAGAAAACTGTAAGCTCTGAGCGTTAGCCAGAGCCACCGGCCATTAAAGAACAACTGTGTCTGAAGACCCATTCTCAAGGATTTGCAGAGTCCAAACACCCAGACTCCTCTGAGTCTGACAGCTGGCTGTCAGAGATGTAAAAACTCTCCACATCATTACGCAGCTATTGCACAGAAGGTGCCCATCACTAAAAACTGCTTATAAAATTATCTGCATTTTAACTGCACCTACAGGAAAGTGAAATCTGCTTTTAAACCAtggtgaaatattattttaaaactttatactGCCCCTAGCTCTTTTACTGTCTGATAGTGTTGCTGTAAGTATTGCACCAAATTAATAATACTTTTCTCTTATGATCTATTGTTGCTGGTTATAGATTCCCCTACCCCACTGTTTGCTAGGAAGCCACTTTCTCCCCTCATAATTCAAAAGGTATATTTTCAGAACTTATTTAAAGTAATGATTTCTCAAGCTAAATTTCACTTCTAGGAAATCAATTTCTCATGTTGAATGTAACCCATTTCGTTTACTACTCCTGTTTTACCTGATTTTTAAACTAGGTAATACAGTCATATGGATCAAACTTTCTCAAATTTGTAAAAAGAGGTAGTGATGGAAACATTTCTCATCCCATACGCTAGAGGGTTGATTATCAGTTCCCTAAATGCTCCTCAAAGACAATCCAGCAAGGGTGCTCTTCTCATTGGGTGTCATCATTCATAGCTTTAAAATCTGTCCTTCTCCAAGACAACCCATTTCTGGGATTCTGCTAGGACTTCAGAATGGAATGTGACTTCAGTACTCATCAGACCTCTGAGCCCTGGGGTGGGTACTAACTAAGCCACACCTCCATCTTCAGCCCTCCTGAAGGCCGCCACCGAGATCTCAGCAGCCATCTCAACAGAGATGCTCTTGCAGTTTGTTATCCTGAGCCATACGCTCTAAGAGTACAGCTTCCTGGCTATCCAGCTTGACATGGAATAGGGTTGTTAACAACGCATCGTGCAAAAAAGATTGACTGGATGCCAAGGTGAAGCCTTGAGGAGGAAATGGTTCTGGTTTGATGAATCAGCTGGAGTCGGCGTGAAAGCAAGAAAGAGCTGCAGAAAAACCCACTAGCATGTTTCGGTAAGAACAAAAACACGTGTGCCGTCGAATGCCGAGGGTCTTGAGTGCCTCTGTCATCTGGAGTTCACTCAACAGGCCAGGGAGGAGATCAGATATATATCTTGTTTGTTCACAGTGCAGGGAATGGGGAACAAAGGGAGGCAGGGAAATTAGCcaactacagaaaaaaaagaaagaaaccattcgGGACAAGAGGAAATTGCTCTTCCAGGTGTGTGCACAGAAAGggcttctgagttctgggagGGTGAGTCAGGGTTAACACATCTTTGTATGAATCAGGGATTCTGGAGAAATTCATAGCTTTCCGTCCTGACTTTCATGTCAACGTGCTACTGTGAGATGCACGCGTTCATCATAGACGCTGGCCAGTGTTGAATTACCTAGGAAAGCACGCTGGGATACAGTTTGCAATGAAGACAAGCGTGGGCCGCCCTCTAAAGGAATCCTTGTAGGAGAAACCCGGCCATTGTGAGCTACTTCCCAGCCATGGTGGCACCTGTGCCTGCAGTGAGCACTCACGTGTCAGACCCTGGGGACAGGGAGGATGCAGAACCCAAGTGTCTACTTGTGTCTGGAGCTCATGCAGAATAACACGGGCCACACATACGGTGACTATACCTCAGCCTGCAACAATCTAGACATGAATAATCTTACCAGCACGAGAGGGAGGCAGAAATGCCAGAGGAAGTACCTGGAAATTACCAAGTAAGGTCATTCCAAAGGAAGCCAGACACAGAGCCGCCAGACCGCTGATATTCAGCCATGGGTTTAAAACTTTTGGTTTCAGCTGGATGAAGCGCAGAACAGCTACCACGAGGGCTATGGGGGAAACAAACCGTAAAATCAAAATATGTAAATTACAGGCCAAGGCAAAGGCAGAAGTCTAAAACCATAGCAAAAACGTAAGATGCTTTAGAaacttatttttggagacagggtcttgctatgtagtccaggctggcctggaactcagtctgtagtcCAGGCTCAAACCCAGGATTCTCCTTCTTtagctttctgaatgctgggattaattaCTGACATGAGCCACCATGGCTGGCTCTCAGGACATGTCTTAAATCTCACCACAGACaaactttctttattatttctttatttttgagactatagaatgtcattttctccttccctttcctccctccaaaccttcccaaaATATACCTACTTGCTATCTTACAAACtcattcatggcttctttttctcattaattgttattagacacatatatgtatgcatatgtacatgtatatatacatatccctaaatacatgaatacaacctgctcagtctgtgtaaCGCTGATTGCCaatatgttttcaggactgactgactggataaccagttggtgagCTCTTCCCCAGGCATTGACTGTTTTGTCCACTCTCAGGAGTCCTGAGTTGCCTCTAGTtcttgacagacagacagtttcTCAAAGGACCTTTTCATTCAATGCTTAGATTCTCCAGATGCCTTATTATTCTGAACTTTTGTGGAATCAGAGGGGACCTGAAGCAGCACCGTATACTTTCCCCCTCCATTGATGCAGGGATGACAGCATCGCTAACAGGGCTGTTCTCTGAGCTTTCAAAACCAAGATCAGCGAAGCCCAGACTGGGCTGGAAGATGACTGCAGAGTCATGGCACAAACCAAGaagacagggacaaaggacaTGTGGGATCCACTGCTCAGCCACCTTTGGCTTAT is part of the Mus pahari chromosome 13, PAHARI_EIJ_v1.1, whole genome shotgun sequence genome and encodes:
- the Tmem150c gene encoding transmembrane protein 150C isoform X1; amino-acid sequence: MDGKKCSVWMFLPLVFTLFTSAGLWIVYFIAVEDDKILPLNSAARKSGAKHAPYISFAGDDPPASCVFSQVMNMAAFLALVVAVLRFIQLKPKVLNPWLNISGLAALCLASFGMTLLGNFQLTNDEEIHNVGTSLTFGFGTLTCWIQAALTLKVNIKNEGRRAGIPRVILSAVITLCVVLYFILMAQDIHMYAARVQWGLVMCFLAYFGTLAVEFRHYRYEIVCSEYQENFLSFSESLSEASEYQTDQV
- the Tmem150c gene encoding transmembrane protein 150C isoform X2, translating into MDGKKCSVWMFLPLVFTLFTSAGLWIVYFIAVEDDKILPLNSAARKSGAKHAPYISFAGDDPPASCVFSQVMNMAAFLALVVAVLRFIQLKPKVLNPWLNISGLAALCLASFGMTLLADKRRRNPQRGDIPDLWVWHTDLLDPGRTDPQSQYQERGAESWDPASHLVSRHYPLCSPVFHPDGPRYPHVRSQGPVGPGHVLPGVLWHPGCGVPALPL